The following proteins are co-located in the Sporolactobacillus pectinivorans genome:
- a CDS encoding LysR family transcriptional regulator, translating to MDYRDWIILQRLYEKKNMTQTAQSLYISQPTLSHRLQQIEKEFGVTIVNRGRRGVQFTPQGEYLAGIADRVLNVIRTAKEHVADMSEDVVGTLSIGVSDSFTYHKLPLVLKRFKDHYPKVEFKVVTHRSGDILQRVYRQEVYIGIIRGHYHWKGEKSLLFSEKLCLISKDKIKMDKLPELPRIDYHSDYELRASVDDWWAKHFSEPPRVSIEVDKADMCKEMVLSGLGYAIVPSLIISPEDQLESVDLLNGNGEPILRETWLIYFKEMLTLNVVRAFVDFIVSPGALDE from the coding sequence TTGGATTATCGCGACTGGATTATCTTGCAGAGGCTCTATGAAAAGAAAAATATGACGCAGACCGCTCAGAGTCTGTACATTTCTCAACCGACATTAAGCCATCGGTTGCAACAGATTGAAAAAGAATTTGGCGTAACGATCGTTAATCGCGGCCGACGAGGTGTTCAGTTTACACCGCAGGGCGAGTATCTGGCGGGTATCGCCGATCGCGTGCTTAACGTCATTCGGACAGCAAAAGAACATGTAGCCGATATGTCTGAAGATGTTGTCGGGACACTTTCTATCGGTGTGTCGGACTCATTCACTTACCACAAGCTTCCTCTTGTGCTTAAGCGCTTTAAAGATCATTATCCTAAGGTCGAGTTTAAAGTTGTGACTCACCGCAGCGGCGATATTTTGCAGCGTGTCTATCGTCAGGAAGTGTATATCGGGATTATCCGTGGCCATTATCATTGGAAAGGTGAAAAAAGCCTGCTCTTTTCTGAAAAACTTTGTCTGATTTCAAAAGATAAAATCAAAATGGATAAATTGCCTGAACTTCCGCGTATTGATTATCACTCAGATTATGAGCTAAGAGCGTCTGTTGATGACTGGTGGGCGAAACATTTTTCAGAACCGCCACGCGTCAGCATTGAGGTGGACAAAGCGGATATGTGCAAGGAAATGGTTTTGAGCGGATTAGGTTACGCGATCGTTCCAAGCCTGATTATCAGTCCGGAAGATCAGCTCGAATCGGTGGATCTGCTCAATGGGAACGGTGAACCTATTTTGCGTGAAACTTGGCTGATCTACTTCAAGGAAATGCTGACTTTGAATGTTGTCCGCGCTTTTGTTGACTTTATTGTGTCACCGGGAGCCTTGGATGAATAA
- a CDS encoding APC family permease gives MLTKIKRLLIGRPLKSNESHSQKLNKLKALAVLSSDALSSVAYGPEQILIVLIAAGGAALWYSLPIALGVLVLLVALVLSYRQIIFAYPQGGGAYMVSKENLGTNFGLTAGGSLLVDYILTVAVSVSAGTDAITSAFPALHAHAVLVAVIIVVIITVLNLRGLTDSATLLSFPVYFFVLMMFLVIGVGFFEAATGHAVPVHPHAAIGTPVMGIGLFLLLRAFSSGCTALTGVEAISNAIPSFKDPAPKNAAKTLLMMGGILALLLSGIVFLSYWYGIHPMSNQTVLSQLGGTIFGRNVFYYLIQVSTALILVLAANTGYSAFPMLAFNLAKDKYMPRPFKIKGDRLGYSNGIITLGVMSIILIIISGGRTENLIPLYAVGVFIPFSLSQTGMIVHWVKEKPKGWLSRLLTNFIGALICYLILIIFFLTKFSQIWPVLIFVPIVIIIFHKIHQHYMHVAEQLRVNLSIPLRSINTTDNIIVVPVAGITKVVEQSLTYAKSLSGNVIAVYVGDSPEAIEKMEREWKEWNTGIRLVTLHSLYRSIVSPLDRFVDTIKWKADKDGATVTVVFPQFYTKKWWQSLLHNQSGVLIKASLIRHADVVIATVPFHFKK, from the coding sequence ATGCTTACGAAAATTAAGAGGCTGCTGATTGGCAGACCGCTTAAGTCAAATGAATCGCACAGCCAAAAATTGAATAAATTAAAAGCGCTGGCTGTTCTGTCATCTGACGCCCTTTCATCAGTTGCATATGGACCTGAACAGATTTTGATTGTACTCATTGCAGCGGGCGGCGCTGCGCTGTGGTATTCGTTGCCGATAGCACTTGGCGTCCTTGTATTATTGGTGGCACTGGTTCTTTCCTATCGCCAGATTATTTTCGCTTATCCTCAGGGCGGCGGCGCCTATATGGTTTCAAAAGAAAACTTGGGTACCAATTTTGGCCTGACGGCAGGCGGCTCACTGCTGGTCGATTACATCTTGACTGTGGCCGTTAGTGTTTCTGCTGGTACGGATGCGATCACGTCGGCATTTCCGGCCCTTCACGCTCATGCAGTTTTGGTTGCGGTGATTATCGTTGTAATCATTACCGTTCTGAATCTGCGGGGATTGACGGATTCTGCGACCTTGCTTTCTTTTCCAGTATACTTTTTCGTATTGATGATGTTTCTTGTAATTGGTGTCGGTTTTTTTGAAGCCGCAACCGGACATGCGGTTCCGGTTCATCCTCATGCAGCGATCGGTACTCCGGTTATGGGTATTGGCCTGTTTCTGTTGCTGCGTGCCTTTTCATCCGGCTGTACGGCTTTAACCGGTGTTGAGGCAATCTCAAATGCGATTCCAAGCTTTAAAGATCCTGCACCTAAAAATGCAGCTAAAACTCTGCTGATGATGGGCGGGATTCTTGCTCTTCTTTTGAGTGGCATTGTTTTTCTTTCTTATTGGTATGGCATTCACCCGATGAGCAATCAGACAGTGCTCTCCCAGCTTGGTGGGACAATATTCGGCAGAAATGTTTTCTACTATCTGATTCAGGTGTCGACGGCACTTATACTTGTGCTTGCAGCGAATACAGGCTATTCTGCTTTTCCGATGCTTGCCTTCAACTTGGCAAAGGATAAGTATATGCCCCGTCCATTTAAGATAAAAGGAGATCGCTTAGGTTATTCGAATGGGATTATCACGCTCGGTGTGATGTCTATTATACTGATTATTATTTCCGGCGGAAGGACGGAGAACCTGATTCCACTCTATGCGGTCGGCGTGTTTATTCCCTTCTCGCTGTCTCAGACAGGCATGATCGTCCATTGGGTGAAAGAAAAGCCGAAGGGCTGGCTATCTCGACTTCTCACTAACTTTATTGGCGCACTGATCTGCTACTTGATTCTGATCATTTTCTTCCTGACAAAGTTCAGCCAGATCTGGCCGGTTTTGATTTTTGTTCCTATTGTCATTATAATTTTTCATAAAATCCATCAGCACTATATGCACGTGGCAGAGCAATTGCGCGTCAATTTATCCATACCTCTGCGCTCAATCAATACGACAGATAATATTATTGTTGTCCCGGTTGCGGGAATCACTAAAGTTGTCGAACAATCATTGACTTATGCCAAGTCGCTCTCCGGCAATGTGATTGCTGTGTATGTGGGGGACAGTCCTGAGGCAATTGAAAAAATGGAGCGGGAGTGGAAAGAATGGAATACAGGCATCCGTCTTGTTACCCTTCATTCGCTTTACCGCAGCATTGTTAGTCCGCTTGACCGCTTTGTCGATACGATAAAGTGGAAGGCAGATAAGGATGGCGCAACTGTCACGGTTGTATTCCCGCAGTTTTACACGAAAAAATGGTGGCAGAGTCTGCTGCACAACCAGTCTGGCGTGCTGATCAAGGCCAGCCTGATCCGTCATGCCGATGTTGTCATTGCAACAGTTCCGTTCCACTTTAAAAAGTAA
- a CDS encoding DMT family transporter: MTDHAHVLTDRGSLNRLFGMMLVVCGAMLWGVSGNVAQYLFSAHGINPGWMTSVRMLSAGALFIAAATTVERGKVWKVWTERKSRIGLLIFGTFGMIGAQYTYFEAVAAGNAATATLLQYLNPVIIIVYFLIKWKKRPTGRELSAICLALTGVFLLVTKGHLDQISIAPATLFWGILSAFGGAVYSTQPAALLKKWGAAVIVGWGMIVGGLTMSFFYPPWIFHGQLTPETLFGVAFVILFGTLAAFYLYLVSLKFLRPIETSLFGCAEPLSAAVVSVVWLNVPFTALDWLGAACIVSTVVVLSWSRKAGQRHIEIRN, encoded by the coding sequence GTGACAGATCATGCGCACGTTTTAACCGATAGAGGATCCCTGAATCGCCTATTTGGCATGATGCTTGTCGTTTGCGGAGCGATGCTCTGGGGCGTTTCCGGAAACGTTGCGCAATATTTGTTCAGCGCGCATGGCATTAATCCGGGCTGGATGACTTCGGTCCGCATGCTGAGTGCCGGGGCGCTATTCATTGCTGCGGCGACAACCGTCGAGCGGGGGAAAGTATGGAAAGTTTGGACTGAAAGAAAATCAAGGATCGGCTTGCTGATTTTCGGAACTTTTGGGATGATCGGCGCTCAATACACTTATTTTGAGGCTGTTGCTGCCGGGAACGCTGCTACGGCCACGCTTCTGCAATATCTTAATCCGGTCATTATTATCGTCTACTTTCTGATTAAGTGGAAAAAAAGGCCGACCGGAAGAGAGCTATCAGCCATTTGCCTGGCTCTTACCGGAGTGTTTCTTCTTGTGACCAAAGGACATCTTGACCAGATTTCAATCGCACCGGCTACACTGTTCTGGGGAATTTTATCAGCATTTGGTGGAGCGGTTTATTCAACCCAGCCTGCTGCACTGCTTAAAAAGTGGGGAGCAGCGGTGATTGTCGGCTGGGGCATGATTGTTGGCGGACTTACCATGAGTTTTTTTTATCCACCATGGATTTTTCATGGGCAGCTGACCCCGGAAACATTATTTGGTGTAGCTTTTGTCATTTTATTTGGCACGCTTGCCGCATTTTATCTTTACCTGGTGAGCCTGAAATTTTTGAGACCCATTGAAACAAGCCTGTTCGGCTGTGCGGAGCCGTTGTCAGCGGCGGTCGTCAGTGTGGTCTGGCTGAATGTTCCCTTTACGGCACTGGATTGGCTGGGTGCAGCCTGTATTGTGTCAACGGTAGTTGTCCTGTCATGGTCGCGGAAGGCAGGGCAACGACACATAGAGATCAGGAATTAA
- a CDS encoding anthranilate synthase component I — translation MSLLSHLHESKESIIYSTEKNLQIIRRQSAVSADETVSQLTGQLDEYKGALFSSSYNFPGRYSRWDIGFINPPIELTAKGKTFDIKALNTRGQVILAYFSENLSDPAFSLTRKKKDELSGMIHTDSNSIIKEESRTKQPSVFSLLRQIQLLFHTNDDFLGLYGAFGFDLILQFEPFPLHKKRETEQNDLQLYLPDELIVVDREKSEAFKLSYDFRLRDLSTAGIERTGQRFPFRSFSRNFQPSRSFADKTGDYAKMVQEAKHAFKSGNLFEVVPSRILSKPCKSRPSEVFKSLQHINPSPYGFLIHLNNEEFLVGCSPEMFVRVDGATVETCPISGTIRRKGSVIEDAEQIKTLLGSAKEESELTMCTDVDRNDKSRVCVPGSVEVIGRRQIEAYSHLFHTVDHIKGLLKKNFDALDAFISHMWAVTITGAPKLEAIKWIEEHEKTPRGWYGGAVGWFGFNGNMNTGLTLRCLRLQRGTAQIRVGATLLYDSVPENEEQETLTKAGALVAALHSSGTSVNRNGTSLPAVQKSGNGLHILFVDHEDSFVHTLSSYFQTLGAKVTVCRSPAARTLIERGDEPIDLVVLSPGPGEPGRFHMNNTIDLCLKRHLPIFGICLGLQGIVSYFGGKLNILPVPAHGKQSVVIQNGESRLFKGIPQRFKAGRYHSICAAQLPSELLVSAETEDHVVMAVEHRSLPIAAVQFHPESIMTMNDQVGMKILENVLLMIDMQPALK, via the coding sequence ATGAGTTTGTTGTCACATCTCCATGAGTCAAAAGAATCCATCATTTATTCAACTGAAAAGAATTTGCAGATTATCCGCAGACAGTCGGCTGTATCTGCAGATGAGACTGTCTCACAGCTAACCGGCCAGCTTGACGAGTATAAAGGCGCTTTATTTTCAAGCAGCTACAACTTTCCCGGCCGCTATTCAAGATGGGATATTGGTTTTATCAATCCCCCCATTGAGTTGACGGCAAAAGGAAAAACATTCGATATCAAGGCACTTAACACCAGAGGGCAAGTGATCCTTGCCTATTTTTCAGAAAATCTTAGCGATCCGGCCTTTTCATTGACAAGAAAAAAGAAAGACGAATTGTCCGGCATGATTCATACGGACAGCAACAGCATAATTAAAGAAGAAAGCAGAACGAAACAGCCGTCCGTTTTCAGCCTGTTGCGGCAGATTCAGCTGCTTTTTCATACAAATGATGATTTTCTTGGTTTGTATGGTGCTTTCGGATTCGATCTGATCCTTCAATTTGAGCCTTTTCCCCTTCATAAGAAAAGAGAGACAGAACAGAACGATTTGCAGCTCTATCTTCCAGACGAGCTTATTGTTGTTGACCGAGAGAAGAGTGAGGCCTTCAAGCTTTCCTATGACTTCCGGCTTCGGGATCTGTCAACAGCTGGCATTGAGCGAACCGGACAGCGCTTCCCCTTCCGCTCGTTCAGCAGGAACTTTCAGCCTTCCCGGTCGTTTGCCGACAAAACAGGTGATTATGCAAAGATGGTACAAGAAGCCAAACATGCTTTCAAAAGCGGTAATTTATTTGAAGTCGTCCCCAGCCGTATCCTTTCCAAGCCGTGCAAAAGCAGACCATCAGAGGTCTTCAAGAGCCTCCAGCACATCAATCCAAGTCCCTACGGATTCTTGATCCATCTGAACAATGAAGAATTTCTCGTCGGCTGCTCGCCAGAAATGTTTGTCCGTGTAGATGGAGCCACGGTAGAAACCTGTCCGATCTCCGGCACCATCCGTCGCAAAGGTTCAGTCATTGAGGACGCCGAGCAAATCAAGACACTGCTTGGATCGGCAAAAGAAGAATCTGAGCTGACTATGTGTACCGATGTTGACCGAAATGACAAATCAAGAGTCTGTGTTCCCGGTTCGGTCGAAGTCATCGGACGCCGGCAGATCGAAGCCTATTCACATTTGTTCCACACGGTGGATCATATCAAGGGCCTTCTCAAGAAAAATTTTGACGCGCTCGATGCATTTATCAGCCATATGTGGGCCGTAACAATTACTGGTGCGCCAAAGCTCGAAGCCATCAAATGGATTGAAGAGCATGAAAAAACACCCCGCGGCTGGTACGGCGGTGCTGTCGGCTGGTTCGGATTCAATGGCAATATGAATACCGGGCTTACACTGAGATGCCTGCGTCTCCAAAGGGGAACAGCCCAAATTCGTGTCGGCGCGACTCTTCTCTATGACTCCGTTCCTGAAAACGAGGAACAGGAGACACTGACCAAGGCAGGGGCACTCGTCGCAGCGCTTCATTCTTCAGGGACATCAGTAAACCGCAATGGAACTAGCCTTCCCGCAGTGCAAAAGTCAGGAAATGGGCTTCACATCCTTTTCGTTGATCATGAAGATTCTTTCGTCCACACATTGTCCAGTTATTTTCAGACTTTGGGAGCCAAAGTGACTGTATGCAGAAGCCCAGCCGCGCGAACATTGATCGAACGAGGAGATGAGCCTATTGATCTCGTCGTGCTTTCCCCGGGGCCGGGAGAACCCGGCCGCTTTCATATGAATAATACCATTGATCTCTGCCTGAAGCGTCATCTTCCGATCTTTGGGATCTGTCTCGGGCTTCAGGGCATTGTCAGCTATTTTGGAGGTAAGCTGAATATTCTCCCCGTTCCGGCTCACGGAAAACAGTCTGTGGTGATTCAGAACGGCGAATCCCGGCTCTTCAAAGGCATCCCTCAGCGATTTAAAGCTGGTCGCTATCACTCGATCTGCGCTGCACAGTTACCGTCTGAACTTCTTGTTTCAGCGGAAACCGAGGATCACGTCGTCATGGCTGTCGAACATCGGAGCCTGCCGATTGCCGCCGTTCAATTCCACCCGGAATCGATTATGACGATGAACGATCAGGTAGGCATGAAAATCCTTGAAAACGTGCTCCTTATGATTGACATGCAACCTGCATTGAAATAA
- a CDS encoding glycerophosphodiester phosphodiesterase, translating into MKTAIFAHRGSKSNRPENTLSAFEEAMHVGSDGIELDVHLTKDQEVVVMHDEKVNRTTNAKGQIKSFTVNDLKELDAGSWFSPQFRGERVPTLKEVLDLLSDFPGVLNVEFKTDHNVYPGIEEKVVRLIDLYRSNLPVVYSSFNHESLIRMKHIDPSADVALLLWERLADPWRYTEQVGASAQHLWEASALTETSAQLQEHGIKVRAWTVNKPKNMQRTFEMGIDAMITDYPEVALDLRKSFEEAKALRR; encoded by the coding sequence ATGAAGACTGCGATTTTTGCCCACCGCGGAAGTAAGTCAAACCGTCCGGAAAACACGCTCTCTGCATTTGAGGAAGCGATGCATGTCGGAAGTGACGGAATCGAATTGGATGTCCACTTAACAAAAGATCAGGAAGTTGTGGTCATGCACGATGAAAAAGTAAACCGGACAACGAATGCCAAGGGACAGATCAAAAGCTTTACAGTAAACGACCTGAAAGAGCTGGATGCCGGTTCCTGGTTTTCCCCGCAGTTCAGAGGTGAACGCGTGCCGACACTTAAAGAGGTGCTTGACCTGCTTTCCGATTTTCCCGGCGTTCTGAATGTCGAGTTCAAGACAGATCATAATGTTTATCCTGGAATTGAGGAAAAAGTTGTGCGCCTGATCGACCTTTACCGCTCTAATCTGCCTGTTGTTTACTCATCTTTCAATCACGAATCACTGATCCGGATGAAACATATCGATCCAAGTGCCGACGTTGCCCTGCTTCTCTGGGAAAGGCTCGCTGATCCCTGGCGCTACACTGAACAGGTAGGGGCATCTGCTCAGCACTTATGGGAGGCTTCCGCTTTGACTGAAACCTCGGCACAGCTTCAGGAGCATGGTATTAAAGTCCGCGCCTGGACCGTGAACAAACCTAAAAATATGCAACGCACGTTCGAAATGGGAATTGACGCCATGATTACTGATTATCCCGAGGTGGCGCTTGATCTCCGGAAAAGTTTTGAAGAGGCAAAGGCTTTACGCCGGTAA
- a CDS encoding sigma 54-interacting transcriptional regulator yields MQKIDKIYSTIQQHINNWKDGLTAADLAESLRLDRSTASRYLNELTKNRKLIKSGGKPVRYLLASQDHSVPDTEDDTRNKASGNRSIICLPDHLETQFIGTNASLKPIIEKGMAALFYPEQGLHILLSGETGVGKSYFAEYLAKIAAAQPWNKNPAPFITFNCADYAQNPELLMGHIFGIKKGAFTGAANDEAGLVEQANHGILFLDEIHRLPPSGQEMLFYLIDKGLYRRLGETSSVRHAKLILIGATTETLESTLLPTLLRRFSLKLSIPPLRERSDSERETFLTHFLKQEAKKMKVPLLIEDHCRKAFSKYACPGNIGQLKSDIQISCARAFMRHLQGSTAEVTIRNDDLPSHVLSSLPESDREHEAAHLVPSLNQGEKMPIQNIYSILASMEGKSPPYSHYPSSEQDMQLAVNHYLKELQSLSEKRMESEPGWARFVDHDLLDALRDSEFYFRDEFPFEYNTKQLIAIGLHLEAYRRQVRKGSSSPLPAVPHAGSVYRTAAEKLADFLEKRIHLQLPEREKELLAHLMASTLPEYKRENGVAVYLVTHGRSTASSMAEVTNYLLGSPVIHPVNMPLTEATGITYKKVRQLIMQQKNYSGILMLVDIGSLVTMGDALSQDLGIPIRTLANVNLPMLIEAGRKSLIADNSLKAVYNSARSAFIALAPESQLPEHREERQRLIVTVCFTGEGTAQLLHDWLTEQLSVEDGDVAVRAIRIDPVSKDSAMLETFRNQYRIIAIVGTVQVAFNDIPFIPALELLTDDGHTRLHKLLEISRPAVVPAVSRLPESSAGEQELMLLASTGLGKITQFLNPRAFFQAISSSSEQIKIFYHWDNDMELGMWMHLGSLVDQMIQSGLAGSTESFLPEDQPNSQTAVSQKDQEVWGPLFKQLESTFRISFTMRLRNALIILGKRDQSTV; encoded by the coding sequence ATGCAAAAAATTGATAAAATTTATTCAACGATTCAACAGCATATCAACAATTGGAAAGACGGCCTGACTGCTGCCGATCTTGCCGAATCTTTGCGTCTCGACCGTTCTACTGCAAGCCGCTATTTGAATGAACTGACGAAGAATCGGAAATTAATCAAATCCGGGGGCAAACCCGTCCGCTACTTGCTGGCATCACAGGATCATTCTGTCCCTGACACTGAGGATGATACGCGAAACAAAGCGTCGGGAAATCGTTCAATTATCTGTTTGCCGGATCACCTGGAAACTCAATTTATCGGAACTAATGCCAGTCTGAAACCGATTATCGAGAAGGGTATGGCTGCCCTTTTCTACCCAGAGCAGGGACTCCATATTCTGCTATCCGGTGAAACAGGTGTCGGCAAGAGTTATTTCGCAGAATATCTGGCAAAGATCGCAGCCGCCCAGCCATGGAATAAAAATCCTGCTCCATTCATCACATTCAACTGCGCAGACTACGCCCAAAATCCTGAGCTATTAATGGGGCATATTTTCGGTATTAAGAAGGGCGCCTTTACAGGAGCAGCGAATGATGAAGCGGGGCTTGTAGAGCAGGCTAACCATGGAATTCTTTTCCTCGATGAAATCCACCGTCTCCCTCCCAGCGGTCAGGAAATGCTTTTCTACCTGATTGATAAGGGCCTGTATCGAAGGCTTGGTGAAACAAGCAGCGTTAGGCATGCAAAATTGATCCTGATTGGTGCCACGACTGAAACCCTGGAATCCACTTTGCTGCCGACATTGCTGCGCCGTTTTTCTCTCAAACTGTCAATTCCGCCGCTTAGAGAACGATCGGACTCGGAGCGTGAAACTTTTCTCACTCATTTTCTGAAACAGGAAGCAAAGAAAATGAAAGTTCCGCTTCTGATTGAAGACCACTGCCGCAAAGCTTTCTCGAAATATGCCTGTCCCGGAAATATCGGACAGCTGAAGAGCGACATTCAAATATCCTGCGCGCGTGCCTTCATGCGCCATCTTCAGGGAAGCACAGCAGAGGTCACGATCCGGAACGATGATCTTCCATCTCATGTGCTTAGCAGCCTGCCGGAAAGTGATCGCGAGCATGAAGCGGCCCACCTTGTCCCCTCTCTGAACCAGGGCGAAAAGATGCCCATTCAAAATATCTACTCAATCCTAGCTTCTATGGAGGGAAAAAGTCCGCCCTATTCCCATTACCCGTCTTCGGAGCAAGATATGCAGCTCGCGGTTAATCATTACCTTAAAGAGCTGCAGTCACTGTCTGAAAAAAGGATGGAATCCGAGCCCGGCTGGGCCCGTTTTGTCGATCATGACCTGCTTGACGCGCTTAGAGATTCAGAATTTTATTTCAGGGATGAGTTCCCCTTTGAATATAATACAAAACAGTTGATCGCCATTGGTCTTCATCTGGAAGCATATCGCCGGCAAGTAAGGAAAGGCAGCAGCTCCCCTCTCCCAGCTGTGCCTCACGCCGGTTCTGTTTACAGGACGGCGGCAGAGAAGCTTGCAGACTTTCTTGAAAAAAGGATTCACCTTCAGCTGCCGGAACGTGAAAAAGAGCTGCTTGCACACTTGATGGCGTCAACATTGCCGGAATACAAGCGAGAGAACGGCGTCGCCGTTTATCTTGTTACACATGGGCGGTCAACAGCCAGTTCAATGGCTGAAGTAACCAACTATCTGCTCGGAAGCCCGGTGATCCATCCGGTGAACATGCCGCTTACCGAGGCAACGGGTATAACCTATAAAAAAGTCCGCCAGCTGATCATGCAGCAAAAAAACTATTCCGGAATATTGATGCTTGTCGATATCGGTTCGTTGGTCACAATGGGAGATGCACTCAGTCAGGATCTTGGTATCCCGATCCGGACATTGGCTAACGTCAATCTGCCGATGTTGATTGAAGCAGGCCGAAAATCATTAATCGCCGATAATAGTCTGAAAGCGGTCTACAATTCGGCAAGATCGGCTTTTATTGCCCTCGCTCCAGAAAGTCAGCTGCCGGAACATCGCGAAGAAAGACAGAGGCTGATCGTTACCGTATGCTTCACAGGAGAAGGAACAGCACAGCTGCTCCATGACTGGCTCACCGAGCAGCTCTCCGTTGAAGACGGTGATGTTGCTGTAAGAGCCATTCGTATCGATCCGGTATCGAAAGACTCCGCAATGCTTGAAACTTTTCGGAACCAGTACCGAATTATTGCGATTGTCGGCACCGTGCAGGTGGCATTCAACGATATTCCGTTTATCCCCGCCCTTGAATTGCTGACAGATGACGGACATACCCGGTTGCATAAGTTGCTGGAGATTTCACGTCCTGCAGTTGTACCTGCTGTCTCTCGGCTGCCGGAATCATCAGCAGGTGAGCAGGAATTGATGCTGCTCGCCAGCACGGGTCTTGGAAAAATAACACAATTTTTGAATCCGCGAGCCTTCTTTCAAGCCATATCCTCCAGTTCCGAACAGATAAAGATCTTCTACCATTGGGATAATGATATGGAACTGGGCATGTGGATGCATCTGGGCAGTCTGGTTGACCAAATGATTCAGTCCGGCCTTGCCGGTTCAACCGAATCTTTTCTTCCTGAAGATCAGCCGAACAGCCAGACTGCTGTCAGCCAGAAAGACCAGGAAGTATGGGGACCGCTCTTTAAGCAACTTGAATCAACATTCAGGATCAGTTTCACGATGCGGCTCAGGAATGCCTTAATAATACTTGGAAAAAGGGATCAGAGTACTGTGTAA
- a CDS encoding PTS sugar transporter subunit IIB: MSEPIKLIILCSWGATSSQLAVQVEKAAKKRNIELTADAGGTGEFKKKASEYDVALLEPQVRHLRKEVTKIGDANDVPVELVDQRAFGLMDGDRVLDQVLEILKNK, translated from the coding sequence ATGAGCGAACCGATCAAATTGATCATCCTTTGCAGCTGGGGTGCGACTTCAAGCCAGCTGGCCGTTCAGGTTGAGAAAGCTGCAAAGAAAAGGAATATTGAATTGACTGCCGATGCCGGGGGTACGGGGGAATTCAAGAAGAAAGCCTCAGAATATGATGTTGCACTTCTGGAACCGCAAGTCCGCCACCTCAGGAAAGAAGTGACCAAAATCGGAGACGCAAACGATGTTCCGGTTGAGCTTGTCGATCAACGTGCTTTTGGTCTGATGGACGGTGACCGAGTTCTTGACCAAGTGCTGGAAATATTAAAAAACAAATGA